The Coffea eugenioides isolate CCC68of chromosome 8, Ceug_1.0, whole genome shotgun sequence genome has a segment encoding these proteins:
- the LOC113780208 gene encoding putative disease resistance protein RGA1, with amino-acid sequence MEAKHGGTESNRTMMLGVPYPQLTVAFPITITGTDQFSSFLSKCGSLRALIVRSLWLREGFTKVPPAISKLKHLRHLDLSGSDIVELPNSICDLCNLQILGLIDCHELQSLPKGMRFLRNLRHLCLDRCRSLTHMPSGIGKLTCLRTLSKVVLGGKKDFQLSELRDLNMLREKLIIEHLERIKDKKDAEEACLIKKESLRELYLCWDSERTLRQYNDEEVLEALKPCPDLQLLCIDGFKGSSFPSWISTVTKVTVTESTAEYIVGARESTATAAAMSPYSLKQLELWNMPNLKGMLGREVQGTPGVFSQLQSLLFGYCPTLTLPLPCMPSLKELCVEQCPNMAWASISNLTSLNSLIIEEIPELSCFPEEMLQNLSLLESLDLGFIWDLRALPRSLASLTALKKLTIEGCPELESLPEEGLRGLASLQKLSLVRCYNLVSLSMGTKALKSLTHLKIDGSYATALPEEVKHFPALQNLVLEDFPNLTSLPDWFGDHLTSLQDLTLWSCPKLETLPSSIQMMKTLQSLTIRYCSLLGPRCERGGEEWHKIEHIPNLRIWSQNI; translated from the coding sequence ATGGAGGCTAAACACGGTGGAACAGAGTCAAACAGAACCATGATGTTGGGTGTGCCATATCCTCAGCTAACAGTGGCTTTTCCTATTACAATCACAGGCACTGACCAGTTCTCTTCTTTCTTGTCAAAATGTGGTTCCTTGAGGGCGCTCATTGTAAGGTCACTGTGGTTGAGAGAGGGGTTTACGAAGGTGCCACCTGCAATAAGCAAACTGAAACATTTAAGGCATCTGGATCTTTCAGGATCCGACATTGTCGAACTACCCAATTCAATTTGTGACTTGTGCAATTTGCAAATTTTAGGCCTAATTGATTGTCACGAACTTCAGAGTCTACCCAAGGGCATGAGATTCCTCAGAAATCTTCGACATCTTTGTCTAGATAGGTGTCGGAGTTTGACTCACATGCCAAGTGGAATTGGGAAGCTGACTTGCCTGCGGACGTTGAGTAAGGTCGTCTTGGGTGGCAAAAAAGACTTCCAACTAAGTGAGTTGCGAGACTTAAATATGCTTAGAGAAAAGCTAATAATTGAGCACCTTGAGAGGATTAAAGACAAAAAGGATGCAGAAGAAGCTTGTTTAATTAAAAAAGAGAGTCTCCGCGAGTTGTATTTGTGTTGGGATTCCGAAAGAACGCTTCGCCAGTACAATGATGAGGAAGTGCTTGAAGCCCTCAAACCCTGCCCCGACCTTCAATTGCTGTGTATAGACGGCTTCAAAGGTTCATCATTTCCATCTTGGATTTCAACTGTAACAAAAGTTACTGTGACAGAAAGTACAGCGGAGTACATAGTTGGGGCCAGGGAGAGTACCGCCACTGCTGCTGCAATGTCCCCATATTCACTGAAACAATTGGAGTTATGGAACATGCCCAACCTAAAAGGAATGTTAGGAAGAGAAGTCCAAGGTACTCCAGGAGTATTCTCTCAACTTCAATCCTTGCTTTTTGGCTATTGCCCAACGTTGACATTGCCATTGCCATGTATGCCCTCCCTCAAGGAGTTATGCGTCGAGCAGTGCCCGAACATGGCATGGGCTTCAATCTCCAATCTCACTAGTCTTAACTCCCTTATAATTGAGGAGATTCCAGAATTGAGTTGTTTTCCAGAAGAGATGCTACAAAATCTTAGTCTTCTTGAATCGCTGGATCTTGGGTTTATATGGGATCTGCGAGCCTTACCCAGAAGCTTGGCTAGCCTCACAGCTTTGAAGAAGTTGACCATCGAGGGATGTCCCGAGCTGGAGTCTCTACCAGAAGAAGGATTGCGAGGCCTTGCCTCTTTGCAGAAACTCTCTTTGGTCAGATGCTATAATTTGGTGAGCCTCTCAATGGGGACTAAAGCCCTCAAATCCCTGACTCATCTAAAAATCGACGGGTCATACGCGACAGCTCTGCCAGAGGAAGTCAAACATTTCCCCGCGCTACAAAATCTGGTGCTGGAAGATTTTCCCAATCTAACTTCATTGCCAGACTGGTTTGGAGACCACCTCACTTCTCTTCAAGACCTGACACTATGGTCTTGTCCGAAGCTTGAAACACTTCCATCCAGCATTCAAATGATGAAGACACTCCAAAGTTTGACTATACGTTACTGCTCCCTATTGGGACCACGGTGTGAAAGGGGAGGAGAGGAATGGCACAAAATTGAGCACATCCCGAACCTGAGAATTTGGTCGCAGAATATTTAG